A single genomic interval of Lysobacter avium harbors:
- the pabC gene encoding aminodeoxychorismate lyase: MAASETLIDAESAAARIFRGATRIQHVSTDNRGLAYGDGLFETMRGAGGVLPWWERHWQRLQRGAGRLQLPLPPEALARSEAEQLLSGGDGVVKLLLTRGSGGRGYMPPPHAEPVWILSRHPLPPPTTTPVTVRWCRTRLSLQPALAGIKHCNRLEQVLARAEVGSGEAGGDGAAREGLMRSTDGDVVCATAANVLVLHGDRWSTPLVDRCGVEGTMRAWLLEQIPVQQRRLAVEDVETADALVLVNAVRGILQVGRLGDRSWAPHPALLALRRTLASAHPAFSLPPSGPGPMELS; the protein is encoded by the coding sequence GCAACGCGTATCCAGCACGTGTCCACCGACAACCGCGGGCTGGCCTACGGCGATGGCCTCTTCGAGACGATGCGCGGCGCGGGCGGCGTGCTGCCCTGGTGGGAGCGTCACTGGCAACGGCTGCAGCGCGGCGCTGGGCGACTGCAGCTGCCCTTGCCGCCGGAAGCACTCGCAAGGTCGGAGGCCGAGCAGTTGCTGTCCGGCGGCGATGGCGTGGTGAAGCTGCTGCTGACACGCGGCAGTGGCGGGCGCGGATATATGCCTCCGCCGCATGCCGAGCCGGTCTGGATCCTGTCGCGACACCCCTTGCCCCCGCCGACGACCACGCCTGTAACGGTGAGGTGGTGCCGGACCCGTCTGTCGTTGCAGCCCGCGCTGGCCGGCATCAAGCACTGCAACCGGCTGGAGCAGGTCCTCGCCCGCGCCGAGGTGGGGTCTGGTGAAGCCGGGGGCGACGGCGCGGCCAGAGAAGGCCTGATGCGCAGCACGGACGGTGATGTCGTCTGCGCCACCGCAGCCAACGTCCTCGTGCTGCACGGCGACCGATGGAGCACCCCGCTGGTCGATCGCTGCGGCGTGGAAGGCACCATGCGCGCATGGTTGCTGGAACAGATTCCGGTCCAGCAACGCCGGCTCGCCGTTGAAGATGTCGAAACCGCCGACGCCCTGGTCCTTGTCAACGCGGTGCGCGGTATCCTTCAGGTCGGCCGGCTGGGCGATCGGTCCTGGGCGCCGCACCCGGCCCTGTTGGCCCTGCGCCGCACGCTGGCCTCTGCCCACCCCGCGTTTTCCCTGCCGCCAAGCGGACCCGGTCCGATGGAGTTGTCGTGA